One Gopherus flavomarginatus isolate rGopFla2 chromosome 13, rGopFla2.mat.asm, whole genome shotgun sequence DNA window includes the following coding sequences:
- the NHERF4 gene encoding Na(+)/H(+) exchange regulatory cofactor NHE-RF4 isoform X3, whose translation MSWLLERPSDLRAFSSAGLEDTKELTLKFEFNPKDGIDNPALSLAEDSDTEGAEKPRFYLLTKGNGESFGFCLCEEVGYKGHIIRQVVCGGMAQRRGLQDGDRILEVNGEYVDNMEHFRVVQKIKASGNQVAIAVLDGNAYEVAKALDKNLAELLPGHTRPRLCHVVKDKSGFGFSVSAPEGVKGTFWLSVTSDSPADKAGVPSDSWLLELNGTSVRNYTYARLTRKLKQSGSKVTLLVIDAKSEEFYRLQGVRVIAAMADATTLPFKARKLHMVKGPDGYGFLLKEEKCSSGMMGQFLTEVDTGLPADRAGMRDGDRLLAVNGEGVEGLCHQEVVDMIRAGSNQVTLLVIDLDGDKFYSSIGLSPLLFSEDGHPSSGTHTTPGSHPSMPQGNGAPDGTPRLCHLDIGSEGYGFQLQTVADKPGVFITQVAAGSSGKRAGLKEGDVIIEVNGRNVEQASYEEVLGRIKESGQKLTLLVVEQEQLRSYGEMDLTVTADMAEGGDAAAARAKALLGSRQGLRCEEWKGLSQSF comes from the exons ATGTCATGGCTACTAGAGAGACCGTCTGACCTCAGAGCCTTTTCTTCTGCAGGACTTGAGGATACCAAGGAGCTAACCCT GAAATTTGAATTCAACCCCAAAGATGGGATTGATAACCCAGCCCTGTCACTGGCAGAGGACTCCG ATACAGAAGGTGCAGAGAAGCCACGGTTCTACCTGCTCACCAAGGGCAATGGGGAGAGCTTTGGGTTCTGCCTATGTGAGGAGGTGGGGTACAAGGGGCACATCATCCGGCAGGTTGTGTGCGGGGGGATGGCCCAGCGCAGGGGCCTGCAGGATGGGGACCGGATCCTGGAGGTGAATGGTGAATATGTGGACAACATGGAGCACTTCAGG GTGGTGCAGAAGATCAAGGCCAGTGGTAaccaggtggctattgcagtcctGGATGGCAATGCCTACGAAGTCGCAAAAGCCCTCGACAAGAAcctggcagagctgctgccaggccACACCAGGCCACGGCTCTGCCACGTCGTGAAGGACAAAAGTGGCTTCGGCTTCAGTGTTTCAGCTCCAGAAG GTGTGAAGGGCACGTTCTGGCTGTCCGTCACGAGCGACAGCCCAGCGGATAAAGCAGGTGTCCCTTCTGACTCCTGGCTGCTCGAGCTCAATGGGACCAGCGTTAGGAACTACACGTACGCACGGCTCACCAGGAAG CTCAAGCAGAGTGGCAGCAAAGTGACCCTGCTGGTGATAGATGCCAAGTCGGAGGAGTTCTACCGGCTGCAGGGTGTCAGGGTCATAGCTGCCATGGCCGATGCCACCACGCTGCCCTTCAAGGCCAGGAAGCTGCACATGGTGAAAGGTCCAGACGGCTACGGGTTCCTGCTGAAGGAAGAGAAGTGCAGTTCAGGGATGATGG GCCAGTTCCTGACTGAGGTGGATACTGGGCTGCCAGCTGACAGGGCGGGGATGAGGGATGGAGACCGGCTCCTGGCTGTGAACGGTGAGGGCGTGGAGGGGCTATGCCACCAGGAGGTGGTGGACATGATCCGTGCCGGCAGCAACCAGGTGACATTGCTGGTCATCGATCTGGATGGAGACAAATTCTACAGCTCG ATTGGGTTGTCCCCACTACTCTTCTCCGAAGATGGGCACCCATCATCGGGCACTCACACCACCCCAGGATCCCATCCCAGCATGCCTCAGGGAAATGGGGCACCTGACGGCACTCCCCGCCTCTGCCACCTTGACATAGGGTCAGAAGGGTACGGATTCCAGCTTCAGACTGTTGCTGACAAGCCAGGGGTCTTCATCACGCAG GTGGCCGCGGGCAGCAGTGGGAAGCGAGCAGGCCTGAAGGAGGGGGACGTGattattgaggtcaatgggaggaACGTGGAGCAGGCGAGCTATGAAGAGGTGCTGGGGAGGATAAAGGAGAGTGGCCAGAAGCTGACGTTGCTGGTGGTGGAGCAGGAGCAACTCAGGAGCTACGGGGAGATGGACCTCACTGTCACAGCTGATATGGCAGAAGGCGGcgatgctgctgctgccagggccaagGCCCTGCTGGGTTCTAGGCAG GGGCTGCGGTGTGAGGAATGGAAGGGACTGAGCCAGTCATTCTAG
- the NHERF4 gene encoding Na(+)/H(+) exchange regulatory cofactor NHE-RF4 isoform X2 gives MKQKQGLEDTKELTLKFEFNPKDGIDNPALSLAEDSDTEGAEKPRFYLLTKGNGESFGFCLCEEVGYKGHIIRQVVCGGMAQRRGLQDGDRILEVNGEYVDNMEHFRVVQKIKASGNQVAIAVLDGNAYEVAKALDKNLAELLPGHTRPRLCHVVKDKSGFGFSVSAPEGVKGTFWLSVTSDSPADKAGVPSDSWLLELNGTSVRNYTYARLTRKLKQSGSKVTLLVIDAKSEEFYRLQGVRVIAAMADATTLPFKARKLHMVKGPDGYGFLLKEEKCSSGMMGQFLTEVDTGLPADRAGMRDGDRLLAVNGEGVEGLCHQEVVDMIRAGSNQVTLLVIDLDGDKFYSSIGLSPLLFSEDGHPSSGTHTTPGSHPSMPQGNGAPDGTPRLCHLDIGSEGYGFQLQTVADKPGVFITQVAAGSSGKRAGLKEGDVIIEVNGRNVEQASYEEVLGRIKESGQKLTLLVVEQEQLRSYGEMDLTVTADMAEGGDAAAARAKALLGSRQEVSWHIPPATAMFESSPLACWYNVSDRGMK, from the exons ATGAAGCAAAAGCAAG GACTTGAGGATACCAAGGAGCTAACCCT GAAATTTGAATTCAACCCCAAAGATGGGATTGATAACCCAGCCCTGTCACTGGCAGAGGACTCCG ATACAGAAGGTGCAGAGAAGCCACGGTTCTACCTGCTCACCAAGGGCAATGGGGAGAGCTTTGGGTTCTGCCTATGTGAGGAGGTGGGGTACAAGGGGCACATCATCCGGCAGGTTGTGTGCGGGGGGATGGCCCAGCGCAGGGGCCTGCAGGATGGGGACCGGATCCTGGAGGTGAATGGTGAATATGTGGACAACATGGAGCACTTCAGG GTGGTGCAGAAGATCAAGGCCAGTGGTAaccaggtggctattgcagtcctGGATGGCAATGCCTACGAAGTCGCAAAAGCCCTCGACAAGAAcctggcagagctgctgccaggccACACCAGGCCACGGCTCTGCCACGTCGTGAAGGACAAAAGTGGCTTCGGCTTCAGTGTTTCAGCTCCAGAAG GTGTGAAGGGCACGTTCTGGCTGTCCGTCACGAGCGACAGCCCAGCGGATAAAGCAGGTGTCCCTTCTGACTCCTGGCTGCTCGAGCTCAATGGGACCAGCGTTAGGAACTACACGTACGCACGGCTCACCAGGAAG CTCAAGCAGAGTGGCAGCAAAGTGACCCTGCTGGTGATAGATGCCAAGTCGGAGGAGTTCTACCGGCTGCAGGGTGTCAGGGTCATAGCTGCCATGGCCGATGCCACCACGCTGCCCTTCAAGGCCAGGAAGCTGCACATGGTGAAAGGTCCAGACGGCTACGGGTTCCTGCTGAAGGAAGAGAAGTGCAGTTCAGGGATGATGG GCCAGTTCCTGACTGAGGTGGATACTGGGCTGCCAGCTGACAGGGCGGGGATGAGGGATGGAGACCGGCTCCTGGCTGTGAACGGTGAGGGCGTGGAGGGGCTATGCCACCAGGAGGTGGTGGACATGATCCGTGCCGGCAGCAACCAGGTGACATTGCTGGTCATCGATCTGGATGGAGACAAATTCTACAGCTCG ATTGGGTTGTCCCCACTACTCTTCTCCGAAGATGGGCACCCATCATCGGGCACTCACACCACCCCAGGATCCCATCCCAGCATGCCTCAGGGAAATGGGGCACCTGACGGCACTCCCCGCCTCTGCCACCTTGACATAGGGTCAGAAGGGTACGGATTCCAGCTTCAGACTGTTGCTGACAAGCCAGGGGTCTTCATCACGCAG GTGGCCGCGGGCAGCAGTGGGAAGCGAGCAGGCCTGAAGGAGGGGGACGTGattattgaggtcaatgggaggaACGTGGAGCAGGCGAGCTATGAAGAGGTGCTGGGGAGGATAAAGGAGAGTGGCCAGAAGCTGACGTTGCTGGTGGTGGAGCAGGAGCAACTCAGGAGCTACGGGGAGATGGACCTCACTGTCACAGCTGATATGGCAGAAGGCGGcgatgctgctgctgccagggccaagGCCCTGCTGGGTTCTAGGCAG
- the NHERF4 gene encoding Na(+)/H(+) exchange regulatory cofactor NHE-RF4 isoform X1, whose product MSWLLERPSDLRAFSSAGLEDTKELTLKFEFNPKDGIDNPALSLAEDSDTEGAEKPRFYLLTKGNGESFGFCLCEEVGYKGHIIRQVVCGGMAQRRGLQDGDRILEVNGEYVDNMEHFRVVQKIKASGNQVAIAVLDGNAYEVAKALDKNLAELLPGHTRPRLCHVVKDKSGFGFSVSAPEGVKGTFWLSVTSDSPADKAGVPSDSWLLELNGTSVRNYTYARLTRKLKQSGSKVTLLVIDAKSEEFYRLQGVRVIAAMADATTLPFKARKLHMVKGPDGYGFLLKEEKCSSGMMGQFLTEVDTGLPADRAGMRDGDRLLAVNGEGVEGLCHQEVVDMIRAGSNQVTLLVIDLDGDKFYSSIGLSPLLFSEDGHPSSGTHTTPGSHPSMPQGNGAPDGTPRLCHLDIGSEGYGFQLQTVADKPGVFITQVAAGSSGKRAGLKEGDVIIEVNGRNVEQASYEEVLGRIKESGQKLTLLVVEQEQLRSYGEMDLTVTADMAEGGDAAAARAKALLGSRQEVSWHIPPATAMFESSPLACWYNVSDRGMK is encoded by the exons ATGTCATGGCTACTAGAGAGACCGTCTGACCTCAGAGCCTTTTCTTCTGCAGGACTTGAGGATACCAAGGAGCTAACCCT GAAATTTGAATTCAACCCCAAAGATGGGATTGATAACCCAGCCCTGTCACTGGCAGAGGACTCCG ATACAGAAGGTGCAGAGAAGCCACGGTTCTACCTGCTCACCAAGGGCAATGGGGAGAGCTTTGGGTTCTGCCTATGTGAGGAGGTGGGGTACAAGGGGCACATCATCCGGCAGGTTGTGTGCGGGGGGATGGCCCAGCGCAGGGGCCTGCAGGATGGGGACCGGATCCTGGAGGTGAATGGTGAATATGTGGACAACATGGAGCACTTCAGG GTGGTGCAGAAGATCAAGGCCAGTGGTAaccaggtggctattgcagtcctGGATGGCAATGCCTACGAAGTCGCAAAAGCCCTCGACAAGAAcctggcagagctgctgccaggccACACCAGGCCACGGCTCTGCCACGTCGTGAAGGACAAAAGTGGCTTCGGCTTCAGTGTTTCAGCTCCAGAAG GTGTGAAGGGCACGTTCTGGCTGTCCGTCACGAGCGACAGCCCAGCGGATAAAGCAGGTGTCCCTTCTGACTCCTGGCTGCTCGAGCTCAATGGGACCAGCGTTAGGAACTACACGTACGCACGGCTCACCAGGAAG CTCAAGCAGAGTGGCAGCAAAGTGACCCTGCTGGTGATAGATGCCAAGTCGGAGGAGTTCTACCGGCTGCAGGGTGTCAGGGTCATAGCTGCCATGGCCGATGCCACCACGCTGCCCTTCAAGGCCAGGAAGCTGCACATGGTGAAAGGTCCAGACGGCTACGGGTTCCTGCTGAAGGAAGAGAAGTGCAGTTCAGGGATGATGG GCCAGTTCCTGACTGAGGTGGATACTGGGCTGCCAGCTGACAGGGCGGGGATGAGGGATGGAGACCGGCTCCTGGCTGTGAACGGTGAGGGCGTGGAGGGGCTATGCCACCAGGAGGTGGTGGACATGATCCGTGCCGGCAGCAACCAGGTGACATTGCTGGTCATCGATCTGGATGGAGACAAATTCTACAGCTCG ATTGGGTTGTCCCCACTACTCTTCTCCGAAGATGGGCACCCATCATCGGGCACTCACACCACCCCAGGATCCCATCCCAGCATGCCTCAGGGAAATGGGGCACCTGACGGCACTCCCCGCCTCTGCCACCTTGACATAGGGTCAGAAGGGTACGGATTCCAGCTTCAGACTGTTGCTGACAAGCCAGGGGTCTTCATCACGCAG GTGGCCGCGGGCAGCAGTGGGAAGCGAGCAGGCCTGAAGGAGGGGGACGTGattattgaggtcaatgggaggaACGTGGAGCAGGCGAGCTATGAAGAGGTGCTGGGGAGGATAAAGGAGAGTGGCCAGAAGCTGACGTTGCTGGTGGTGGAGCAGGAGCAACTCAGGAGCTACGGGGAGATGGACCTCACTGTCACAGCTGATATGGCAGAAGGCGGcgatgctgctgctgccagggccaagGCCCTGCTGGGTTCTAGGCAG